The genomic stretch ATCATTGAAGCTATTGCGAAGACTCTGCAATTGGTGGGTTGATCAGTCTTCAAGAGAATCAAGACCTTCTTTCAACTGTGGATCCTTTGGTTGGATAAAGATGAAGGAGCATCTTTCAACTGTGGGTTCTTTACAAAGGGATAAAAGTTCAAACGCTGTTGGACTGGACATTATTGATTTCATTAACGAAGAAATAAAACTACAACAGGGTCTTCTTCTCCTCCTGCCGACATCTATAACCTCCTCCTTCTATGGAACTAatttctgcttttttttttgtttgcccCTTGGAACAATTAGAGTTTTTGTAATAAAAACGGATGGAATATCAAAGAAACTTTAGGAACAAACCACTCCAATACGGTGTCTGACCAAATTTTTGGTATAAACATACCCCCGTGTTGAAGTAGTTAAAGAGGAATACCACAGGGGCAATGATGTCGAATTATTTAACAAGGGAGGGAATAAAGCAATGGTTTCTAACCAAGTTTTCCAGCTCAAAGCACCTCAggacccccccccccccctctctctctctctctctcctctttttCTCCTCAAAGCAAAAATGACAGTTCTGAATCAAATGGAAGAGTTTTCCAGGAATATGTGATGCGGAGGAAAGTGAATTTCCCTCCAAATGGAAGCCAGCTATTAAACTGTTCCGGGCAAGATACATACCCTCCAGCTTCTTCAAGGTTCCATATTCCCCTGTTATCTGTCCGCTAAACTCATTTGATGACAATGACAATATTTGAATTACTGAACAAGCAGTTAAATTTGATGGCAACTGGCCATTTAACTTATTTGAAGTTAAATAAAGCCCTCTGAGACTTGGAAGATCATTTTGCACGCGTCTGGAGGAAGATTAACAGGTAAGTTATTTCCTGAGGGAGCAATAATTTCCAACGTCGAAATGTTGAAAATGGAGCATGGCATAGACCCTGTAAGCTGGTTGTACTGCAAATTTAGTACCCTCAGGTTTTGTAGACCTCCCATCACTTCACGAATCTTACCTTGTAAAGGGTTGTATGATAGTTCCAATGTTTCAAGCTTTGAGATGTTCGCAAGAGAATGAGGGATAAATCCAGTGAAGCTGTTATTTCTAATTGACAGAAATTGAAGTTCAGGAAAGGAACCAAACCATGACGGGATATCTCCAGTGAAGTTGTTGAGCTTAAAGTTCATAAACC from Coffea eugenioides isolate CCC68of chromosome 8, Ceug_1.0, whole genome shotgun sequence encodes the following:
- the LOC113780947 gene encoding receptor-like protein 33; this encodes MRRVLDSFHLSIANLSSIPSHLGNLSFLVSLDLSGDNYAGNQPGDLSRLRRLRFMNFKLNNFTGDIPSWFGSFPELQFLSIRNNSFTGFIPHSLANISKLETLELSYNPLQGKIREVMGGLQNLRVLNLQYNQLTGSMPCSIFNISTLEIIAPSGNNLPVNLPPDACKMIFQVSEGFI